A segment of the Nitrosopumilus sp. genome:
ATCATTACAACTGATAAAATAAAACCAACAACTGCAAGTGTCACTGAAAAGTGTGCAGTTTTAACAACATGTTTGATATCCAGATTCAATCCTCCATCAAACATGATGATAATCAGTGCAAGTGCTGCAAAATATGGAACCACTTGAATTACGGCTTCGGGTTGTATAATCCCAAAGACTGGTCCAATTATTACTCCAAGTATCATCAGAAAAGCTACATCTGGAATACCTGTTTTTTTAAAAAACGCCTCTCCGGCCACTCCAAGAAAAATTACTACACCTGCAGCAAGTAATATCACATGAGCCGAAGCAATAGGTCCATCCTGAATAGACAACGTTCCTATGGAATTCTGCAATTCTGCAATCTTATCTAAAATCATACTTGTGTCAAAATTGGATAATTGGACTGCATCACCGCTTTGTCCTCTAATCAAATTCAAAATGGATAAAATTACAAAATTCATTGATAATTAAATTTACATACATCTGGTTAAAAATTAAACTAGATTTGTTTCATTATTTCAGGCCCTTTATCTGATTTTTAAATAGCATGTTGCAGGCTAGAATATAATGAGTGCTACAAATCAACTACGCGCGGATCATGATCAAGTTCGTCGTCTAGAAAAAATTGTGGCTAAATGCGCTGATGAATTGTACAAGGGTAACAATATTCCTTTTTCAGATTTAACAAAAATCACTGTAGTGATTTCAGAATTTGTCGACACGATTCATCACTCTAGAGAGGAAGATTCGTATTTTCCTTGTGTCGCAAGCTATGATTCTTTAAAAGATCAAATTCGAAAATTTATGATTGAACATGAATTTGGAAGAAATATTGCTAGGCAAATATCGAATCATCTAAAAAGATGGAAAAATGGAGAAGATGCGCAAGAACCTGTATCAAGGTATTTGAGAACGTATGCCATATTTCTAAATGATCATCTTAACAAAGAAAATAAGTTCTTTGATGATGCAGAAGCTGATGTCTTATCTAAAGAAGAAGAAGTTGAAATGTATGAGCAGTACAGCTCAGTTTTTGCCATAGTGAAAAAGATTGAAGACATGATAAAGGAAATCGATTATTTAGAAAATCAACCTTGGGCTAAAAATTAACGTAAACTCTTTATGGGTTATCTGGGTATTTTGTTCATGAAGCCTTTCATTATTTGGATGACTGGTCTTCCCTGTTCGGGAAAGACTACAATCGTAAAAGATTTACAAAAAGATATTCCAAATTTGGCGATGCTTGATGGTGATGAGTTAAGAGAGTGGTTTTCACCAAAAGATTTTTCAAAAGCAGGTCGTGATGAGCATAACAAAAAAGTTGCTCATTTAGCAAAACTTCTGTTGAATCATGGTGTTCCTAGTGTCGTATCTCTCGTATCTCCGTATGCTGAGAATAGAGAAAGTGCTAGGGAGATTATTAATGCAGGTGATCAGTTTGCAGAATGCTATGTACAATGTTCTTTAGAAAAATGCGAAGAAAGAGATGTCAAAGGCATGTATGCGAAGGCTAGAAAAGGAGAAATCAAAGGGTTTACGGGAATTGATGATCCTTATGAAGCTCCAGAAAAAGCAGATTTGATAATTGATACCGAACATGAATCGCTTTCAGACAGTGCAAACAAAGTAAAGAACTTTCTTAAAGGAAGAAACTTACTCTAATTTTTTGAATTCTTCTACTATTTTACTATGTACTAATCCGTTTGTAACTAAAATTCCGTTTTTATGATACACGTTTTTGTTATTGTATGTCAAATCATTTCCAGACATATCTGTCATTTTTCCTCCTGCTTCTAAAATGATACAATACGATGCAGCCGAATCCCACTCCTTCATTTTGTTTGTTGTTGTAATGTATGCTTCAGCTTCTCCCGAACTAATTTTCCCAACTTTTAATGAACTACCAACACTCGTAAAATCCTCAATGCCCAACTTCTTGATGAATAATTTTTCTTTATCTGACAGATGATGTCTTGATCCGACAGTTCTACATTTTGAAACTTCTGAAACTTGAG
Coding sequences within it:
- the cysC gene encoding adenylyl-sulfate kinase, producing the protein MKPFIIWMTGLPCSGKTTIVKDLQKDIPNLAMLDGDELREWFSPKDFSKAGRDEHNKKVAHLAKLLLNHGVPSVVSLVSPYAENRESAREIINAGDQFAECYVQCSLEKCEERDVKGMYAKARKGEIKGFTGIDDPYEAPEKADLIIDTEHESLSDSANKVKNFLKGRNLL